In Maylandia zebra isolate NMK-2024a linkage group LG12, Mzebra_GT3a, whole genome shotgun sequence, a single genomic region encodes these proteins:
- the LOC101468714 gene encoding serine/threonine-protein phosphatase 6 catalytic subunit isoform X1: protein MAPLDLDKYAEIAKQCKYLPENDLKRLCDYVCDLLLEESNVQPVSTPVTVCGDIHGQFYDLCELFRTGGQVPDTNYIFMGDFVDRGYYSLETFTYLLVLKAKWPDRITLLRGNHESRQITQVYGFYDECQTKYGNANAWRYCTKVFDMLTVAALMDEQILCVHGGLSPDIKTLDQIRTIERNQEIPHKGAFCDLVWSDPEDVDTWAISPRGAGWLFGAKVTNEFVHINNLKLICRAHQLVHEGYKFMFDEKLVTVWSAPNYCYRCGNIASIMVFKDANTREPKLFRAVPDSERVIPPRTTTPYFL, encoded by the exons ATGGCGCCTCTAGATTTGGATAAATATGCAGAGATTGCAAAGCAGTGTAAATACCTCCCAGAAAACGATCTGAAG AGGTTATGTGACTACGTGTGTGATCTTCTGCTGGAGGAGTCCAACGTGCAGCCCGTCTCCACTCCTGTAACAGTGTGTGGGGACATACATGGACAG TTTTATGATCTTTGTGAACTCTTCCGAACTGGTGGCCAGGTTCCAGACACAAATTACATCTTCatg GGTGACTTCGTCGACCGAGGGTATTACAGCTTGGAGACGTTCACCTATCTGCTAGTGCTGAAGGCCAAATGGCCTGACCGCATCACTCTTCTACGTGGAAACCATGAGAGCAGGCAGATCACCCAAGTTTACGGCTTTTATG ATGAGTGCCAGACCAAGTATGGGAATGCTAATGCCTGGCGTTATTGCACCAAAGTCTTTGACATGTTAACAGTTGCAGCT ctgaTGGACGAGCAAATCCTGTGTGTCCATGGAGGCCTCTCTCCAGACATAAAGACCCTGGACCAAATTCGAACCATTGAGCGGAACCAGGAAATCCCTCACAAAGGAgctttttgtgatttggtgtgGTCAGACCCTGAAGATGTGGATACCTGGGCCATCAGCCCCAGAGGAGCTGGTTGGCTTTTTGGTGCCAAGGTCACAAATGAG ttcgtCCACATCAACAACCTGAAGCTGATCTGCAGGGCTCATCAACTCGTCCATGAGGGCTACAAGTTCATGTTCGATGAGAAGCTGGTAACTGTGTGGTCAGCTCCCAACTACTGCTACCGCTGTGGCAACATAGCCTCCATCATGGTCTTCAAAGACGCTAACACGAGAGAGCCCAAACTGTTCAGAGCAGTGCCCGACTCTGAAAGAGTCATCCCGCCCCGAACAACAACACCTTATTTCCTGTAA
- the LOC101468714 gene encoding serine/threonine-protein phosphatase 6 catalytic subunit isoform X2 → MGDFVDRGYYSLETFTYLLVLKAKWPDRITLLRGNHESRQITQVYGFYDECQTKYGNANAWRYCTKVFDMLTVAALMDEQILCVHGGLSPDIKTLDQIRTIERNQEIPHKGAFCDLVWSDPEDVDTWAISPRGAGWLFGAKVTNEFVHINNLKLICRAHQLVHEGYKFMFDEKLVTVWSAPNYCYRCGNIASIMVFKDANTREPKLFRAVPDSERVIPPRTTTPYFL, encoded by the exons atg GGTGACTTCGTCGACCGAGGGTATTACAGCTTGGAGACGTTCACCTATCTGCTAGTGCTGAAGGCCAAATGGCCTGACCGCATCACTCTTCTACGTGGAAACCATGAGAGCAGGCAGATCACCCAAGTTTACGGCTTTTATG ATGAGTGCCAGACCAAGTATGGGAATGCTAATGCCTGGCGTTATTGCACCAAAGTCTTTGACATGTTAACAGTTGCAGCT ctgaTGGACGAGCAAATCCTGTGTGTCCATGGAGGCCTCTCTCCAGACATAAAGACCCTGGACCAAATTCGAACCATTGAGCGGAACCAGGAAATCCCTCACAAAGGAgctttttgtgatttggtgtgGTCAGACCCTGAAGATGTGGATACCTGGGCCATCAGCCCCAGAGGAGCTGGTTGGCTTTTTGGTGCCAAGGTCACAAATGAG ttcgtCCACATCAACAACCTGAAGCTGATCTGCAGGGCTCATCAACTCGTCCATGAGGGCTACAAGTTCATGTTCGATGAGAAGCTGGTAACTGTGTGGTCAGCTCCCAACTACTGCTACCGCTGTGGCAACATAGCCTCCATCATGGTCTTCAAAGACGCTAACACGAGAGAGCCCAAACTGTTCAGAGCAGTGCCCGACTCTGAAAGAGTCATCCCGCCCCGAACAACAACACCTTATTTCCTGTAA